A genomic segment from Drosophila miranda strain MSH22 chromosome 3, D.miranda_PacBio2.1, whole genome shotgun sequence encodes:
- the LOC108161013 gene encoding isocitrate dehydrogenase [NAD] subunit alpha, mitochondrial codes for MNIVRQLRSGQRRAVLGLCQRYASKDQSKDQSKDQSKNQSKNQSKDCGKLQASSICGKSPGKSGEPSKGPDKEPDKEKADPKRKMVTMIDGDGVGAELTNAVLEVCCAAKVPIDWDIFHEHKAPDSEDVSPEVLKSLYRNKVSIRGPIKSHRWLDKLRKELKQFAYVSVCQHLEGHESPYGKFDCVIVRDEFEGEYSGIEHRVVPGVLQTIKVSTSVGSTRLAKFVFDYALKEKRKKITVAHKANIMQLTDGNFLEAMHEEADKHVQEVRFEERYLDTVCLNMLMKPETNDVLVSSSMYGDVISTIGGSMMGGIGMCPGYAVSSKGLMYNCQIKPHEEMVGKDLVNPTGFLLAAVLMLRELKLDDHAARIRCAIQSLYKDSDVRTQDLGGEAKCSEFVQKVCDILTSE; via the coding sequence ATGAACATTGTCCGACAGCTGCGATCGGGCCAGCGGCGAGCAGTCCTCGGGCTTTGTCAGCGTTATGCTTCGAAGGACCAGTCGAAGGACCAGTCAAAGGACCAGTCAAAGAACCAGTCGAAGAACCAGTCCAAGGACTGCGGCAAGCTCCAGGCGAGCAGCATATGCGGAAAGAGTCCTGGAAAATCAGGAGAACCTTCCAAGGGTCCCGACAAAGAACCCGACAAGGAAAAAGCCGACCCCAAGCGCAAGATGGTAACCATGATCGATGGCGACGGCGTGGGCGCGGAGCTGACGAATGCCGTGCTCGAGGTCTGCTGTGCGGCCAAGGTGCCCATCGACTGGGACATCTTCCACGAGCACAAGGCGCCCGACAGCGAGGACGTGTCGCCAGAGGTGCTGAAGTCGCTGTACCGCAACAAAGTTTCCATTAGGGGACCCATCAAGAGCCACCGATGGTTGGATAAGCTGCGCAAGGAGCTGAAACAGTTCGCGTACGTGTCCGTGTGCCAACACCTGGAGGGACACGAGTCGCCGTACGGCAAGTTCGACTGCGTGATCGTGCGGGACGAGTTCGAGGGGGAGTACTCGGGCATCGAGCACCGGGTGGTGCCCGGCGTGCTGCAGACCATTAAGGTGAGCACCTCCGTGGGCTCCACGCGCCTCGCCAAGTTCGTCTTCGACTACGCCCTCAAGGAGAAGCGCAAGAAGATCACGGTGGCCCACAAGGCGAACATCATGCAGCTGACCGACGGCAACTTCCTCGAGGCCATGCACGAGGAGGCCGACAAGCACGTGCAGGAGGTGCGCTTCGAGGAGCGCTACCTGGACACGGTCTGCCTGAACATGCTGATGAAGCCGGAGACCAACGACGTCCTTGTGTCCTCCAGCATGTACGGCGACGTCATCAGCACCATTGGCGGCAGCATGATGGGCGGCATCGGCATGTGCCCCGGCTACGCGGTCAGCTCCAAGGGCCTGATGTACAACTGCCAAATCAAGCCGCACGAGGAGATGGTCGGCAAGGATCTGGTCAATCCCACCGGCTTCCTGCTCGCCGCCGTGCTCATGCTGCGCGAACTGAAGCTCGACGATCATGCAGCCAGGATTCGGTGCGCCATCCAATCGCTGTACAAGGACTCCGATGTCCGCACCCAGGATCTGGGCGGAGAGGCCAAGTGCTCGGAGTTTGTCCAGAAAGTGTGCGACATCCTGACCAGCGAGTGA